The Medicago truncatula cultivar Jemalong A17 chromosome 7, MtrunA17r5.0-ANR, whole genome shotgun sequence genome includes the window accagtgatATGATTGTTACCTTAGAACGGTTGGTCTGAGAACGAACGGTGAAATCTGCGAaccggaatcacgatcacagccaagcaaatagcagagcctctatcaagtccacacgaacagtcctcctccaaaacctcggtgctagccaagaagacggaagtcagagagcttgggtttctgcaaaagaacgtaaccgcaaactgttgcactagggttctatttatagaactccttatgtgctttgcaagtcaaactcgtttttgacttcattaagcccaatacgagtttagtaaactttgctaaatcattagcattatttactaagcgcaccctttatataagtcgtacttatacatatctcttttgactgttctttgtgtgtgaccctttaggttctagtcacgttggcaataatattaaatctaatatttaatattataaacaatgagcggtatctagcaacacatcatggctacccaagtgacaagaatgtcaagtgatctgacgaaacctttcatgataataccTATGTGTATAATTGCCcctttgtctcaatatcttcattgatcccaaggcatagatagtgtcacccttgtatagatcaatgttcacttatcttgattccgaaatatactatttaacgaataagtccaatatcttatattgacttagttcggcatggccatgcatatttatagtcatatttcatcaagaggcctaaagatatatctcctgtttatgaggagggacaaatcccatctaggacactcatgaccctcagcatgattcatcaagtgcccatcaaccaacgttattgttatccttttacagacaacgttagaatggcaacaaagcacttgagtccacatctagagatcatagtggtttcaggtctaagagcgatatacattattatcattgtgagaatatcttatgacaatttcataacttactatgtagtattctcacagtgggtcaatccaatataaatattactcctaatatttatatctatgtatagacttgatatctcatatctatgacccatgagatgcggtcatcagtctacatacataatagtctcgacgctttattattatcctttattcatattaaagctttgactacggatacatttaagaatagcgttctataagataatgtaatgtcatgattaagtcacacttaatatattattacacgaactatctattctaaggactttattaacattatctaaatataataaagagtgccatatattattcaataataaaagtcatgatacataagataggtttaacataaactatttgcctctagggcttacaccaacaatctcccactagcaCTAGAGCCAATTAGGCATAAACCTAATACCCATAGATCTAGTATGACCATCATGCTTCTGCTGGGCAAGAGCTTTAGTAAGTGGATCAGCGACATTGTCCAATGTTGGTACTTTGCATATTTTAACATCTCCTCTTTCGATAATCTCTCGAATAAGATGATAACGCCTTTGTATGTGTTTGGATTTCTGGTGAGATCTAGGTTCTTTGGCTTGTGCGATTGCACCATTGTTATCACATAGTAATTCAATGGGATCCACAATACTCGGAACTATTCCAAGATCAGAAATGAATTTCTTAATCCAAACAGCTTCTTTTGCGGCATTGGATGCAGCAATATACTCGGCTTCAGTTGTAGAATCAGCGACTGTTTCTTGCTTTGAACTTTTCCAGCTCACAGCACCGCCATTTAAGCAAAACACATATCCAGATTGCGATCTAAAGTCATCATGATCGGTCTGAAAACTAGCATCAGTGTAACCAATTACAGAGAGCTCTTCTTGACCTCCATAGACCAAGAAGGTATCCTTAGTTCTTCTCAAGTACTTAAGGATATTCTTGACAGCAATCCAACGATCGTTGCCAGGATTAGACTGGTATCTGCTCGTAGCACTTAAAGCATACGAGACATCTGGTCGAGTACATATCATAGCATACATGATAGAACCAATTGCTGAAGCATATGGGATATCACGCATTCGATCCCTTTCGTCATCAGTCGAAGGGGATTGAGTCTTTGATAGATTTAATCCTGACGACATAGGAATGAATCCTTTCTTGGATTCATGCATATTAAAACGTCTCAGGACTTTGTCTATATATGTACCCTGACTTAAGCCAAGCAATCTTTGTGATCTATCTCTATAGATCCTGATTCCTAATATGTAGGAAGCTTCACCTAAGTCTTTCATAGAAAAGCATTTCCCtaaccaagttttgatttcttgTAGTGTAGGGATGTCATTTCCGATTAATAATATGTCATCTACATATAAAATCAGAAATGAAACTATGCTCCCACTAACCTTCTTGTAAACACAAGgctcatcttcatttttaatgaaTCCATACTGTTGTACAGTTTCATCAAAGCGAAGATTCCAACTTCTAGAAGCTTGCTTCAATCCATAGATTGATCGCTGCAACTTGCATACCTTTTTGGTTGCTTTAGGATCGCCAAAACCTTCAGGTTGTGTCATGTACACATCCTCAAGAAGATTTCCATTTAGGAAAGcagttttgacatccatttgccaGATTTCATAATCGTGGTATGCAGCGATGGCAAGTAAGATCCGAATGGATTTAATCATTGCAACTGGTGAAAAGGTTTCATCATAGTCTACACCATGAATTTGTTTGAAGCCTTTAGCAACCAGTCGCGCTTTGTAGGTACTAACCTTTCCATCcatgtcaattttctttttgaaaacccACTTGCATCCTATAGGATTAATTCCTTCAGGTGCATCAATCAAGttccaaacttgatttgtgTACATGGAATCCATTTCAGATTTCATGGCTTCAAGCCACTTCTCATATTCGGGGCCAGTTATGGCCTCCGTGTAAGTCACAGGCTCATCTTGGTCCATGAGCAATACATCACCCTCTTGAGATATGAGATACCCATATCTTTCGGGTTCTTGACGTATCCTGCTAGACCTACGTGGTTCTTGTGTTACTGGGATAGGATTTTCTGTCATAACAGTTTGGGTATCCTGTCCTTGTTCCTCTACTGGTATTTCAGTACTCTGTGGGTCTTGAATTTCTTCAAGATTTACTTTGCTCCCACTGATTCTCCTGGAGACAAAATCCTTCTCAAGGAAGACTCCAGTTCTGGCAACAACAATTGTGCCTTCAGGTGGTTTGTAAAAGTAGTATCCTCTAGTTTCTTTAGGATATCCCacaaagaaacatttttcagatttttgttCAAGCTTAGTAGACATAAGTCGTTTTATATAAGCTTCACAACCCCAAATCTtaaaatgtcccacattgggtTTTCGACCATTCCATATCTCATATGGTGTCTTTTCTACCGCTTTAGATGGAACTCGGTTAAGTGTGTAAGCTGCAGTTAATAAGGCGTACCCCCATAAGAAGTTTGGAAGTTCAGCATGACTCATCATAGATCGGACCATGTCTAACAAGGTTCGATTTCTCCTTTCAGACACACCGTTCCATTGCGGTGTTCCAGGAGGTGTGAGTTGGGACAGTATCCCACATTCTTTAAGATGATTGTCAAACTCTAAGCTCAAATATTCTCCACCTCGATCAGATCGaagcattttgattttcttgcctagttggttttctacttcattttgaaattctttgaagaaagtaaatgattcagatttatgtttcattagatACACATATCCAAATCTACTAAAGTCATCAGTGAATGTAATGAAGTAGTGAAAGCCTCCTCTAGCAGTTATGTTTAGGGGTCCACATACATCAGTATGTATGAGACCTAAAAGATCACTAGCCCTTTCACCTTGACCGGTAAATGGagcttttgtcatttttcccaATAAACAAGATCGACATGTTTCATATGATTCGAAATCAAAAGAATCCAAAAATCCATCTTTATGGAGTTTGGAAATGCGATTCTCATTTATATGTCCTAAACGACAATGCCAAAGGTAAGTTGGATTCAACTCATTAGGTTTCAACCTTTTAGTATTAATGTTATAGATAGGCATGTCGAGATCTAGGACATAAAGTCCATTACTCAAATTTGCGTTAGCATAAAGAATATCATCGAAATAAACGGAACAACATTTGttctttattgtaaaataaaaaccagccTTGTccaaacaagaaattgaaatgaTATTCCTGCTAATGGCAGGTACATAATAGCagttttctaaattaagtaaaagaCCACTAGGTAAGGTCAATACATAAGTTCCAACAGCTAAAGCAGCAACCTTTGCTCCATTGCCAACTCTAAGATCGACCTCGCCTTTTGCCAATGCTCTACTCTTTCTCAGACCCTGCACATCAGTACAAATATGAGAACCACATCCAGTATCTAATACCCATGATGTAGAAGTAGACatattaatttctataacaaaaataccTGCAGAAGTAGTAGGAACATTTCCATTCTTCTTATCTTCCAGATACTTTGGACAGTTTCGCTTCCAATGCCCAGCGTTGTTGCAATAGAAGCACTTACCATCCTTAGCCACGCCTCCAGTAGGCTTCAAAGCTTTGGTTGATGGCTTGGCAACAACTTTGCCTTTGCCATTTCCCTTAGACTTATTAGGCTTCTTATGGTGTTTTTTGAACTTGCCATTATTAACCATTAAAATGGCAGCAGCCTTTCCTTTTCCCTTCATGTTTTTCTCAGCAGTTCTCAACATAGCTGCAAGCTGTGGAAGTGTCTTGTCCATATCATTCATTAGAAAGTTCTGGACAAAACCGTTGAAGCTTTCTGGCAACGATTGCAGCACAAGATCAACGACTAGCTCTTGTTCAAGGACAAATCCCAAACGAGCTAGGTTTTCAGAGTACCCAATCATTTTGAGCACATGAGGTCCTACGGGACCTCCCTCTGACAGCTTGGTGGAAAACAGGGCTTTAGAGACATCAAACCTCTCATGCCTGGCTTGCTCTTCATAAAGAGTCTTAAGATGTTCGATCATATCGAACGCTGTCATCCCTTCATGCTGTTTTTGCAGCTCGGGAGTCATTGAAGCCAGCATGATGCATGAAACTTCTACGGAATCATTGAGATGCTTGGCATGAGCATTTCTTAGAGCCGCAGAAGCTCCAGCAGGAGGTGTCTCAGGAATGGGTCCATCCAACACATACAGCTTTTTTTCGTGGGTGAGGACAATCCTCATGTTACGGGACCAGTctataaaatttgtttcagtcaatttttccttttcgaTGAGGGATCACAAAATGTTTGTGGAAGCGTTATTGGCCATCTACAatttaaaatgtgcaaaataagtatcatgaaaaatatttaatttggtctttaattaaatacgctcccactattttactcaaatCAAATGACCTTCAAACATTTGACTCGGAAAATCCCgttggaagattttctagtggattGAAATCCTTATTTCACCTTGTTTTAAGTCAACGGGGGCTGTACTTAAAACTTAGCTATTTAGGTAGGAACATTTCCAATTGTATCTtatacaactttcaaatcaattGGCGGAATAACTCTTTATTCAATTTCTATCATATAGAAGTCGTCCAATTATagcttctaaatttattctaatcttattaaaattaatttagttaagtttGACCCAAAAGAATAACACTTGGATAAATTGGATTACCGCaccgcaacttactagtatagaataTGCGCTTTACGGAGGCAAAACCCACATattcgatattagtcttgaagggtgttaaacttttggaaagctttaaacttaatatttaaattgaaggatttttattaaaattgatctCACCTCACCACggcttatatatcatatatattcgcactccaatcaaaacatgcataacatttatacaaaataaaagtgaCATGATTATGGCCATCCTAACGCTATGACTCTCTCAAGCCAATGAGAGAATCTGAACTAATCCTAGAAACGACCCTGCTTCTCCAAGCTTGACTTCCAGGACCATCTCTACGTCTTGAGTCCTATTACCTCCTTTGTATTCTATTTACAttacatatgaagaaaaaaCTCGTTTTACATACGAGGGAGTGGATGAGAAGAGAATGTACAATAGAGATATAAGAGAAAGGCACGGCACGCAGGCCgtattttaaaaatccaaaagaaataaaataaaaggactaaggccataatcattcacatgacaataataataacaaacacatcttttattattattaattattccttataattaaataaattaaattaaaattcgataTATGATCACCCTACGCAGGTTAGCCGGGGGTTCCGCTGCCCGGTCACTTTGAATTAGCACCGTATTTCGCATCAACACTTGACACGTTTCTGATTACGCTAATCGTTCCGGCAAACCCTAATTCTGTTACAACAATCTGATCTTTATTAAACAAGTACTCTGATTTTATTCACGTATCATGACCGAGTCTAGGATGCTTCACCAGAGTTCACAGAATCGGTTACGAAGCTCCATACATCAGATCAATCAACATGAAAATATCATCTGACTTATTTAAACTATGATCAAATCCAGTATATCATATATACCGTTGTTATACAGAATTTACCAATCATGCTTCTGTCAATATGTATGATCGAAAGGTTTGATGTTTCACCAGAAACGGTTTCTGAAACATCAAAACGGTTCGAAAAGCCATGCACATTCACGTGATTGATATTAACATTAACTGCGTTTTATGATCGATCAATCATGTTTCTGTCGATATGTATAATCGAAACGTCGATGTTTCACCAGAAACGGTTTCTGAAACATTGAATCAAATCGAAAACACATACACAGAAAACATAATATGATGCGAtgccaattttaattttctttattatttatgtttgttcaatatgtttaatcaaaattaaaacataaagcaGTAACAAAGCAATCCGATTCAAGGTTTCGTAATCGGCTCTGATACGActgaaggtaaatcgacataATCAGAATGagcagcggaataaaatttcgatttactttccttggatcattacgaattggaacttgaaccagtgatATGATTGTTACCTTAGAACGGTTGGTCTGAGAACGAACGGTGAAATCTGCGAaccggaatcacgatcacagccaagcaaatagcagagcctctatcaagtccacacgaacagtcctcctccaaaacctcggtgctagccaagaagacggaagtcagagagcttgggtttctgcaaaagaacgtaaccgcaaactgttgcactagggttctatttatagaactccttatgtgctttgcaagtcaaactcgtttttgacttcattaagcccaatacgagtttagtaaactttgctaaatcattagcattatttactaagcgcaccctttatataagtcgtacttatacatatctcttttgactgttctttgtgtgtgaccctttaggttctagtcacgttggcaataatattaaatctaatatttaatattataaacaatgagtggtatctagcaacacatcatggctacccaagtgacaagaatgtcaagtgatctgacgaaacctttcatgataatacctatgtgtataattacccctttgtctcaatatcttcattgatcccaaggcatagatagtgtcacccttgtatagatcaatgttcacttatcttgattccgaaatatactatttaacgaataagtccaatatcttatattgacttagttcggcatggccatgcatatttatagtcatatttcatcaagaggcctaaagatatatctcctgtttatgaggagggacaaatcccatctaggacactcatgaccctcagcatgattcatcaagtgcccatcaaccaacgttattgttatccttttacagacaacgttagaatggcaacaaagcacttgagtccacatctagagatcatagtggtttcaggtctaagagcgatatacattattatcattgtgagaatatcttatgacaatttcataacttactatgtagtattctcacagtgggtcaatccaatataaatattactcctaatatttatatctatgtatagacttgatatctcatatctatgacccatgagatgcggtcatcagtctacatacataatagtctcgacgctttattattatcctttattcatattaaagctttgactacggatacatttaagaatagcgttctataagataatgtaatgtcatgattaagtcacacttaatatattattacacgaactatctattctaaggactttattaacattatctaaatataataaagagtgccatatattattcaataataaaagtcatgatacataagataggtttaacataaactatttgcctctagggcttacaccaacatgtacttgagcaaggtggagcttgggatagtcatctaccgttgatagagttcacgtacaacaacagttaccattcgagtattggtatggcaccgtttgaagctttgtatggtcggaggtgcaggactcctttatgctggtttgagtcaggagaaagtgttgtgttgggactagatttggttcatcagactacGGAGAAGGTATagatgataagagaaaagatgaaagcgtcgcagagtcgacagaagagttaccatgacaagcgtagaAAGGCCATTGAGTTCCAAGACGGAGATCATGCATTTATGAGAgttactcctatgactggtgtg containing:
- the LOC120576990 gene encoding secreted RxLR effector protein 161, giving the protein MRDIPYASAIGSIMYAMICTRPDVSYALSATSRYQSNPGNDRWIAVKNILKYLRRTKDTFLVYGGQEELSVIGYTDASFQTDHDDFRSQSGYVFCLNGGAVSWKSSKQETVADSTTEAEYIAASNAAKEAVWIKKFISDLGIVPSIVDPIELLCDNNGAIAQAKEPRSHQKSKHIQRRYHLIREIIERGDVKICKVPTLDNVADPLTKALAQQKHDGHTRSMGIRFMPNWL